Proteins found in one Candidatus Omnitrophota bacterium genomic segment:
- a CDS encoding gamma-glutamyl-gamma-aminobutyrate hydrolase family protein (Members of this family of hydrolases with an active site Cys residue belong to MEROPS family C26.), producing the protein MTLLVIQHVPHERLGTFEPIFMQSGLTIRTLNAADTQAIWPKPDDANGIVSMGGPQSVYEQRKYPWIKKELAFLEEAIAAKRPILGVCLGAQMLAAALGAKVTKNPQKEIGWYPLMREPGADGDPMWDIFGQTETVFQWHGDTFALPKGAVQLASSPLCAQQAFRYGDNAYGVQFHVEVTEAIIRAWMRVPGNRAELASLRGTIDPMTIRRQSPQHINRLQVLGHHVATTFAHHARSH; encoded by the coding sequence ATGACGCTCTTGGTCATTCAGCATGTGCCGCATGAGCGGCTGGGGACGTTTGAACCGATATTCATGCAGAGCGGCTTGACGATTCGCACGCTCAACGCGGCTGATACACAAGCCATATGGCCGAAACCCGACGACGCAAACGGCATCGTGTCCATGGGTGGGCCGCAGAGCGTGTATGAGCAGAGGAAGTACCCGTGGATCAAGAAGGAGTTGGCGTTTTTAGAAGAGGCCATCGCCGCAAAACGGCCGATCCTCGGCGTGTGCCTGGGCGCGCAGATGCTGGCGGCCGCGTTGGGGGCGAAGGTGACCAAGAATCCGCAGAAGGAAATCGGCTGGTATCCCTTGATGCGCGAGCCCGGAGCTGACGGCGATCCGATGTGGGACATCTTCGGCCAAACCGAGACCGTCTTCCAATGGCACGGCGATACGTTTGCGCTGCCCAAGGGCGCGGTGCAGTTGGCGAGCTCGCCGCTGTGCGCTCAGCAGGCCTTTCGCTACGGCGACAACGCCTACGGCGTGCAGTTTCACGTCGAAGTCACCGAAGCGATCATCCGCGCGTGGATGCGCGTCCCAGGCAATCGCGCAGAACTCGCGTCCCTGCGAGGGACGATTGATCCCATGACGATCCGTCGACAATCGCCGCAGCACATCAATCGACTTCAAGTGCTCGGCCACCATGTTGCGACGACATTTGCACACCATGCCCGCAGCCATTAA